Proteins encoded within one genomic window of Leucoraja erinacea ecotype New England chromosome 24, Leri_hhj_1, whole genome shotgun sequence:
- the LOC129708991 gene encoding CMRF35-like molecule 1 yields MHVFDLSVTHADINGPSVATGIVGGVVEITCEFNKHFSSEQKYWCKGYYRRSCVILVQTQGLVRKSRDGRITITADNNKGELKIRMEGLTNADKGWYWCGIERYHLLDPLYPVELNVREAQALLPSDKERLRFFLIIGLVFGILTIMFIGLLFLVIRKIRKNKNNGASERVDGCKVEFKGMQEIEGEGTDKKEGDSTIENSVPKSNSMLAKEMEAGVTYATVAIKQSNNHQEDSTMYDNVNPPKVQEEKKPPVTEPPNAEPLEYSTIAFKK; encoded by the exons ATGCATGTTTTTGACCTCTCAGTGACACACGCCGACATCAATGGGCCGAGCGTGGCAACTGGAATCGTGGGAGGCGTAGTGGAAATCACATGCGAATTCAACAAGCACTTCAGCAGCGAACAGAAGTACTGGTGCAAAGGATACTATCGACGAAGCTGCGTGATTTTAGTTCAAACGCAGGGCCTTGTGAGGAAAAGCAGAGATGGCAGAATAACGATAACAGCTGATAATAACAAAGGAGAACTTAAAATCCGAATGGAGGGACTAACAAACGCCGACAAGGGCTGGTATTGGTGTGGAATAGAAAGGTACCACCTTCTGGACCCATTATATCCTGTGGAGCTTAATGTTCGTGAAG CTCAAGCGCTACTTCCTTCGGACAAAGAAAGACTAAG GTTTTTCTTAATAATCGGACTAGTCTTCGGAATATTAACGATTATGTTTATCGGACTCCTGTTCCTGGTTATCAGAAAAATTAGAAAGAACAAAAATAATG GTGCGAGTGAACGTGTGGATGGCTGTAAAGTGGAATTTAAAGGAATGCAGGAGATtgaaggtgaagggacag atAAGAAGGAAGGCGACTCAACAATAGAGAACTCCGTCCCGAAGTCAAACTCTATG TTGGCCAAAGAGATGGAAGCCGGAGTTACCTACGCCACCGTGGCAATCAAGCAGAGCAACAACCACCAGGAAGACTCCACCATGTACGATAACGTCAACCCCCCCAAGGTTCAAGAAGAGAAAAAGCCGCCGGTTACCGAGCCTCCAAACGCAGAACCGTTAGAGTATTCGACAATTGCATTCAAAAAGTAA